The following is a genomic window from Amycolatopsis sp. BJA-103.
CCGGAGTGGACGTGCGACCGGTGTCGAGGTTGCGCGGAAAGCGCGCCTTCGCGAAAGTTCCCGGTGTCGGTGAGAATGGGACGATCCCACCGTTCCACAAAGGACCGAGGAGAACGCACGATGAAGCTCCGTACTTCGACCAGGTTGGTCATGCTTCCCGCGCTGGTGGCGCTCGGTGCGGTCGTCCCCGCCCCCGCCGCCTCCGCGGTGATCGGCGGTTCGGTCAGCACCTATGCGCCATGGGCGGTCCGGATGGTGGTCGACGAGACGCCGTTCTGCACCGCGACCGCGATCAGCCGTGAGTGGATCCTCAGTGCCTCGCACTGCTACTTCGACGCGGGACAGCAGATCGACGATTCCCGTATCAGTTTCCGGGTGGGCGATCTGGACCAGCGCAAGGGCACGACCGTGCGGCCGGTGCCCGGCAGCACCCACGGCGTCGGGATCGCGGACATGATGCTGATCAGGGTGCCGCCGATGGACGTCAAGCCCGCCCGGCTCCCCGCTCCGGATTCCGTGCGTCCCGGGCAGATCGTGCGGCAGTACGGGTGGGGCGCGACGTGTCAGGAGGACGAGACCACCTGTCAGTCCGATGTGCTCAAAGAGGCCGTTCAGCGGGTGCTTCCCCCGGGCCAAGCGCGCTGCGAACGGTTCACCCCGCCGGGCGGCGGAGACGGCCGGGACCTCTGCCTCGGCCGGATCACCGGCATTCCCGGTGGCGGCGACTCCGGTGGCCCGATCATGGCCACCGGACCGGGACAGCGGGACACCATCGTCGCGGTGGAGAACGATTCGGACCGCGACCGCACCGCGGGTGCGGGCAACGTCTCCCTGGTGCTGGACGAAATCCACCAGGTGATCGGCGCCTGATCCGGACCGGGCCGCCTATCGCCGGCTTGTTCCGTCACAGCCAGCCGGCGCGGGCGACGTTCAAGGCGAGTTCGAAGCGGCTGGTCGAGCCCGTGGCGGCCATCAGCCGCTCGACGCTGCGGGTCACGCTGCGTCTGCTGATGCCGAGGTTCCGGGCGGCGACCTCGTCGGTGGCGCCACCGGCCAGCAGGCCGAGCAGGCGCAGGTCCTCCTCGCGCAGGCCGTCCACCTTCTCGCCGCGTTCCGACAGCAGGCTCGCGCGATCCCAGACGGAGGAGAACAGCGCGCACAACGCGGGGAGCAGGCCACACTCGCGGACGAGGATCGCGTTGCGGTGCCGGTCGGCGCTCGCGGCGGTCAGGGAGACCAGGGCCGCGCGGTCGTCGACGATCATCATCTTGGCCGGGACCGTGCCCACCACGCGCGCCTGTTCGCCGGCCGCCATGCACGGGGCGATGTTGTCACGGAAGTACCGGGCGTCCTGGACCGATGCCCGCGCGTACACCACCTGGTAGCGGACGCCTCGCCGGAGGTTCGCCAGTTCGATCGGGTTGTCGATCGTCGGTGCGCCGTAGGGCGGGGTGTCCAGGAGGCGGATCCGCTCCGCGGCGCTGTGTTCCAGTTCGCACACCTTGTCCTGCAGGATCTCGTCGGAGATGAACTCGATGGCGTCCGGGCCCGCCGGTGCGGGGGAGTGCCTGAGATAACGCTGGTAGGTCTGCAGGGTGTCCTGCCCCGCCGCCGTCAGTTCGGCTTCGCGCCGCGCGGTCAGGAGTTTGACGGCGGCGGCAGGGTCGAGGGGCGCGACGGTTTCGCTGTCCTCGCCCACTGCGCGGGTCGTCATGCCGAGTGCGGTCAGAGAGGTGAGCGCGGCTTCGGTCTTGGCGTGGTTCAAGTCCACCTGGGACGCCAGATCGGCGATCGTGGACGGGCCGCTTCGCAGCAGCGCGCCGTAAATCCGCGCCTGAGTCTTGCGCAGTCCGAGGCTGCGCAAATGTTCGTAGAGCGGATCGGTGTT
Proteins encoded in this region:
- a CDS encoding trypsin-like serine protease, whose product is MKLRTSTRLVMLPALVALGAVVPAPAASAVIGGSVSTYAPWAVRMVVDETPFCTATAISREWILSASHCYFDAGQQIDDSRISFRVGDLDQRKGTTVRPVPGSTHGVGIADMMLIRVPPMDVKPARLPAPDSVRPGQIVRQYGWGATCQEDETTCQSDVLKEAVQRVLPPGQARCERFTPPGGGDGRDLCLGRITGIPGGGDSGGPIMATGPGQRDTIVAVENDSDRDRTAGAGNVSLVLDEIHQVIGA
- a CDS encoding TrmB family transcriptional regulator, with protein sequence MPNTDPLYEHLRSLGLRKTQARIYGALLRSGPSTIADLASQVDLNHAKTEAALTSLTALGMTTRAVGEDSETVAPLDPAAAVKLLTARREAELTAAGQDTLQTYQRYLRHSPAPAGPDAIEFISDEILQDKVCELEHSAAERIRLLDTPPYGAPTIDNPIELANLRRGVRYQVVYARASVQDARYFRDNIAPCMAAGEQARVVGTVPAKMMIVDDRAALVSLTAASADRHRNAILVRECGLLPALCALFSSVWDRASLLSERGEKVDGLREEDLRLLGLLAGGATDEVAARNLGISRRSVTRSVERLMAATGSTSRFELALNVARAGWL